The region TTCTCGAGGGACTCAGACGGATGGGTGTCGACGCGGACTTCGCGAGCGCCGAACAGCCGTCGATCTACCAGCCCTCCTGTTACCTCCGGGACATCAACCCGGCTCACGACGTCGTTGCGCCGGCGAGTACCGGTGCAGACGCGAAGAAAATCAGCGGCAATGCCCAGTATCGCCAGCGAGATGTCGTCATCCAGCACGGATCGATCAGTTACGACCTCGAGAGCGACCACCACGTCGGAGTGTTCGACACGGACCTCGAGACGGGCGCGTTCGACGAGCGAGTTACGAGCATTCGGGACGAGGTCGGTATCGATCGCGACGCGGCTGTCGACGCGCTCGCGACGGCACTGGCCGAGTGGTGTGGGGCCGAAGAAGGGACGTGGCGATCTAGCGAAATCGAGGCAGCGCGCGACTTAGCGGATCGGAAGTTCGGTTCGGACGCGTGGATTCGCGACCGAGAGGTTCTCGAGGCTGAAGAACACTAACGCTGAAAAAAGGGCTGAGAGAGGCTGTGCTTAGCTGATGATCGCCTTCCAGCTCCAGCCACCGACGATGAGCACGATCAGTGCGAGGACGAAGAAGACGCCC is a window of Natronorubrum sediminis DNA encoding:
- a CDS encoding lipoate--protein ligase family protein; this encodes MSDLAEENWRLIRDDPREGPLQMAVEEVAARTALEDDLRTVRVYSWEPSTLSLGYRQDPETVDWEYCERNGIDVTRRQTGGGGIYHDRDADISYTIVAPAAEVPGDLMACYELFCEPILEGLRRMGVDADFASAEQPSIYQPSCYLRDINPAHDVVAPASTGADAKKISGNAQYRQRDVVIQHGSISYDLESDHHVGVFDTDLETGAFDERVTSIRDEVGIDRDAAVDALATALAEWCGAEEGTWRSSEIEAARDLADRKFGSDAWIRDREVLEAEEH